In one window of Vallitalea okinawensis DNA:
- the efp gene encoding elongation factor P — MVSAGDFKNGLTIEYENNIYQIVEFQHVKPGKGAAFVRTKLRNLKTGSVTEKTFRPQEKMPKAHIDRKDMQYLYTDGELYHFMDVETYDQIAINADQLGDALKFVKENDMVKILSHNSVVFGIEPPLFVELEIIETEPGFKGDTAQGATKPAIVETGATIQVPLFVDLGTVVKIDTRTGEYLGRV; from the coding sequence ATGGTTTCAGCAGGAGATTTTAAAAACGGCTTGACTATCGAGTACGAAAACAATATTTATCAAATAGTAGAATTCCAACATGTTAAGCCTGGTAAAGGTGCGGCATTTGTAAGAACTAAATTAAGAAATTTAAAGACTGGTTCAGTAACAGAGAAAACTTTCCGTCCACAAGAAAAAATGCCAAAAGCACATATTGATAGAAAAGATATGCAATATTTATATACAGATGGTGAGTTATACCACTTTATGGACGTAGAAACTTACGATCAAATAGCTATAAATGCTGATCAATTAGGTGATGCTTTAAAGTTTGTGAAAGAAAATGATATGGTTAAAATTCTATCACATAATAGTGTGGTATTTGGTATTGAACCACCACTATTCGTTGAGTTAGAAATTATAGAGACAGAGCCTGGCTTTAAAGGTGATACTGCTCAAGGAGCTACAAAACCTGCAATTGTTGAAACTGGTGCAACAATTCAAGTACCATTATTTGTTGATCTTGGTACAGTAGTTAAGATCGATACACGTACTGGTGAGTATTTGGGTAGAGTATAA
- the aroQ gene encoding type II 3-dehydroquinate dehydratase, which translates to MKKILVINGPNINFLGIREENVYGKKDYQALIEYIKKRSEELEIEVGVVQSNHEGEIIDFIQQAYYGGVDGLIINPGAFTHYSYAIRDALASIKTPIIEVHLSNIHSREEFRKTSVTAECCMGQISGFSFESYSLALHALKNI; encoded by the coding sequence ATGAAAAAAATACTTGTGATAAATGGTCCAAATATTAATTTTTTAGGTATTCGAGAAGAAAATGTTTATGGTAAAAAGGATTATCAAGCACTGATAGAGTATATAAAAAAGCGTAGTGAAGAACTTGAGATAGAGGTTGGAGTCGTGCAGAGTAATCATGAAGGTGAAATAATTGATTTTATTCAGCAAGCTTATTATGGTGGGGTTGATGGATTAATTATTAATCCAGGTGCATTCACTCACTATAGCTATGCGATACGTGATGCATTGGCTTCGATAAAAACACCAATTATAGAAGTACATTTATCGAATATACATTCAAGAGAAGAATTTAGAAAGACTTCTGTAACTGCTGAGTGTTGTATGGGACAGATAAGTGGATTTAGTTTTGAATCCTACTCTTTAGCACTACATGCATTGAAGAATATTTAA
- a CDS encoding shikimate kinase: MNKRNIVLIGFMGSGKSSIGRDLAYLLKMDFYDSDNVIEHQQQKTIPYIFMNLGEEYFRAEEVKTIKELSEKKNVVIATGGGVITDQRNIQALRSNGVLIYLRADCDHIYNNVKDDHNRPLLQTDQPYETMKALLNSRHQAYEKASDIQVDVSGKSIPEIIACIQEELGLTKEVIS, translated from the coding sequence ATGAACAAGCGTAATATTGTATTGATAGGTTTTATGGGGAGCGGAAAATCGTCAATCGGTAGAGACTTAGCTTATTTACTTAAAATGGACTTTTACGATAGTGATAATGTCATTGAACATCAACAGCAAAAGACGATCCCATATATATTCATGAATTTGGGGGAGGAGTATTTTAGGGCAGAAGAAGTAAAAACCATTAAAGAGTTATCAGAAAAAAAGAATGTTGTTATTGCAACAGGTGGTGGTGTCATAACGGATCAGCGTAATATTCAAGCGCTTAGAAGTAATGGAGTACTCATCTACCTTAGAGCGGACTGTGATCACATCTATAATAATGTAAAAGATGATCATAACCGACCACTACTGCAAACCGATCAACCCTATGAGACAATGAAAGCTCTACTTAACTCCAGACATCAAGCTTATGAAAAGGCATCTGATATTCAAGTTGATGTAAGTGGCAAGTCCATTCCAGAGATAATTGCATGTATACAAGAAGAATTGGGTTTGACAAAGGAGGTAATTTCATAA
- the aroE gene encoding shikimate dehydrogenase: MIKGSTKVFSVIGDPIEHTLSPKLHNTLIKELNHDAVYVPLHVRKDNLNDAIRGAHALGIIGMNVTIPHKENVMDSIISVDPIAKQIGAVNTLKYTDKGYKGYNTDADGLLQSLEYEGVSIKDQVVVILGAGGASRAVAILCASRGAKKIIIMNRTIRKAEELAFLVKQYYQVDIEIYPINSPLLEKKVDLCIQTTSVGMYPHVNNLIVEDDEFYKKVQIAVDLIYNPSETMFLKKCKKNGARTLNGLGMLVYQGIKSYEIWNEVNITKSVKNKIYEELKNYLKRGL; the protein is encoded by the coding sequence ATGATTAAAGGATCTACGAAAGTATTTAGTGTAATAGGCGATCCAATTGAACATACGCTATCACCCAAATTACATAATACATTAATAAAAGAACTTAACCACGATGCAGTGTATGTTCCTTTACATGTTCGCAAAGATAATTTGAATGATGCGATAAGGGGAGCGCATGCGTTAGGTATTATAGGGATGAATGTAACTATCCCTCATAAAGAAAATGTAATGGATTCTATAATTAGTGTTGATCCAATTGCTAAGCAAATAGGGGCTGTAAACACCTTAAAATACACTGATAAGGGTTACAAAGGTTATAATACAGATGCTGATGGTTTACTTCAGTCCCTTGAATATGAAGGTGTTAGCATTAAAGATCAAGTAGTAGTTATACTTGGAGCTGGTGGTGCGTCTAGAGCGGTGGCTATTTTATGCGCATCGAGAGGGGCTAAAAAGATAATCATAATGAATCGTACAATTAGAAAAGCAGAAGAATTAGCTTTTCTCGTTAAGCAGTATTATCAAGTTGATATTGAAATTTATCCAATCAATAGCCCTCTTTTAGAAAAAAAGGTTGATTTATGTATCCAGACTACTTCTGTTGGTATGTACCCTCATGTTAATAATCTAATCGTTGAGGATGATGAATTCTATAAAAAAGTACAAATAGCTGTTGACCTTATATATAATCCATCTGAAACTATGTTTCTAAAAAAATGCAAAAAAAATGGTGCTAGGACATTGAATGGGTTAGGCATGTTGGTTTATCAAGGCATTAAATCTTATGAGATTTGGAATGAAGTTAATATTACTAAATCTGTAAAGAATAAAATCTATGAGGAATTAAAAAACTACTTAAAGAGGGGATTATAG
- a CDS encoding YqeG family HAD IIIA-type phosphatase — MKRLFPTEYVSSVYDINYEDLFEKGIRGLIFDIDNTLVPYFVKESDDQLIELFTSLREKGFKISLVSNGKKDRVMKFNEKLKVYAFPRANKPGTVNLKKAMKVMNTDAESTVMIGDQIFTDVWAANRAGMMNILVEPISEKDEFITWIKRGIEGKIIKKYKKKVRGDSQ; from the coding sequence ATGAAAAGACTATTTCCAACAGAGTATGTCAGTAGTGTGTATGATATTAACTATGAAGATTTATTTGAGAAGGGGATTAGGGGGTTAATTTTTGATATTGATAATACATTAGTTCCTTATTTTGTTAAAGAAAGTGATGACCAACTCATCGAACTTTTCACTTCTTTAAGAGAAAAAGGATTTAAAATTAGCCTTGTTTCTAATGGAAAGAAAGATCGGGTTATGAAATTTAATGAAAAGTTAAAAGTATATGCTTTCCCTCGCGCTAATAAACCTGGTACAGTGAATTTAAAGAAAGCCATGAAAGTTATGAATACAGATGCGGAGTCTACTGTTATGATAGGGGATCAGATTTTTACAGATGTTTGGGCAGCTAACCGTGCTGGCATGATGAATATCTTGGTTGAGCCCATATCAGAAAAAGATGAGTTTATCACATGGATTAAACGAGGTATCGAAGGGAAGATTATTAAAAAGTATAAGAAAAAAGTAAGAGGTGATAGCCAATGA
- a CDS encoding YcxB family protein has protein sequence MLCKVIQLTKKDLFQFNKSHFRRNLKRRIITSILMSLFFLCFLSGLIFYFLTQKDILLVISIIGFILLLLHSLIPYTYKLILHIVYRKDKFLKEELTYHISDEGIRIASKSATKMLPWDYIYNIHINKDYFIFYISKQKAFILPRRYLNKEETKHLLDYILHYIHDDKIDAS, from the coding sequence ATGCTTTGCAAAGTTATACAATTAACTAAAAAAGACTTATTTCAATTTAACAAGAGCCATTTTAGGAGAAATCTAAAACGTAGAATTATAACTAGTATCTTGATGAGCTTGTTTTTCCTATGCTTTTTATCAGGGTTAATATTTTATTTCCTTACACAGAAGGATATATTACTTGTTATCAGTATCATAGGATTTATACTACTATTACTCCATAGCTTAATACCATATACCTATAAACTAATTTTACATATCGTTTATAGAAAAGATAAGTTTTTAAAGGAAGAATTAACCTATCATATATCTGATGAGGGTATACGTATAGCAAGTAAGTCTGCTACTAAAATGCTACCTTGGGACTATATCTATAATATTCACATCAACAAGGATTATTTTATATTTTACATAAGTAAGCAAAAAGCATTTATATTGCCAAGGCGATATCTCAATAAGGAAGAAACGAAGCATCTACTGGATTATATTTTACATTATATCCATGATGATAAAATTGATGCATCGTAA
- a CDS encoding C39 family peptidase — protein sequence MIYNKYAYIDYNNILSFLKKDNVIHTSRNNVCVFSRHGALGGGIIYIVQINLSKKRVLLSQISLLIILCLLTFIQLKYINFLKTNNTPQPVHEVLDVPLIPQLPNLPTGCEATSTAMLLQWADLDVSKEEVALLLPKSKIPHRHNGQLYAANPNTSFIGDPYSVEGYGVFHQPITDLINFYLPGLAVDMTGCTFEDLLAVIDSGRPIIVWTTIGMKQPRISKTWYDPNGNEVQWKTPQHSVLLMGYTSSHVIFHDPWTGKKEYCKSSSFKKIWVEMGRQAVTLTHNQYKYDNENKATNN from the coding sequence ATGATCTATAATAAGTATGCATATATTGATTATAATAATATTCTTTCTTTTCTTAAGAAAGATAATGTAATACATACATCTAGAAACAATGTATGTGTATTTAGTCGTCATGGTGCACTAGGAGGTGGTATTATATACATTGTTCAGATTAACTTATCTAAAAAAAGAGTCTTACTTTCTCAAATATCTCTTCTTATCATACTCTGCTTGCTCACTTTTATTCAGCTAAAGTATATTAATTTTCTTAAAACTAATAATACTCCCCAACCAGTTCATGAAGTATTAGATGTACCTCTTATACCACAGCTTCCTAACTTACCTACTGGTTGTGAGGCAACATCTACAGCAATGCTTCTTCAGTGGGCAGATCTAGATGTTTCTAAAGAGGAAGTGGCTTTACTTTTACCTAAGAGTAAAATTCCTCATAGACATAATGGTCAGCTTTATGCAGCTAATCCTAATACATCCTTTATTGGCGACCCTTATTCTGTCGAAGGATATGGGGTATTTCACCAACCTATAACTGATTTGATCAATTTTTATCTTCCTGGATTAGCAGTTGATATGACCGGATGTACTTTTGAGGATTTATTGGCAGTCATTGATAGCGGTAGACCAATTATTGTCTGGACAACGATCGGGATGAAGCAACCAAGAATCAGTAAAACATGGTATGACCCTAATGGCAATGAAGTTCAGTGGAAAACTCCTCAACATTCAGTTCTATTAATGGGTTATACCTCTTCACATGTCATCTTCCACGATCCTTGGACAGGTAAGAAGGAATATTGCAAAAGTTCTTCCTTCAAAAAAATTTGGGTAGAAATGGGACGTCAAGCTGTAACTCTAACGCATAATCAATATAAATATGATAATGAAAATAAAGCTACCAATAATTAA
- a CDS encoding S8 family peptidase, which translates to MRQENIVEDLNCHRIITSDNYVDVWYRVDEDLQKLTEEIGAECFQVALGGWGIAYFKVEPEEGVEFYSNSDYVSLPVLFGLSSMSSLDSAGITPIINNKALDLTGNGVIVAIIDTGIDYTHEAFINDDNTSKIMSIWDQTVEGNPPMDFLYGAEYTNLQINEALKSDNPLSIVPSTDAIGHGTLLAGLAAGKANLQVGFQGAAPGADLIIVKLKPAKKYLKDFYQINEDAIAFQGNDMSLGLKYVLDKSKELNKPIVVLNALESNAGPHNGSTYKEQIMAKEGTSYGVVIVSVAGNEANSGHHYHGIFKKDKERINVDLNIAESERGINFSIWSPLPDQVSIELITPSGFSTGPIPFKENIWQSYIIPTVKTIVHIRYDLIEERTMDELIVVRIEHILPGIWTLVVHGNIVIVGEFDIYLPIRGFIDEGTSFLKPDPDVTIVNPSSNSGIITVGAYNEKTTSIYLPSGRGFTRDDRVKPDIVAPGVNVIGPYPNGEYVKRSGTSISAAITAGASAILLEWGIIKGNNPTINTVALRTYLARGAKKRNGVVYPNQEWGYGQLDLMSTFKKLF; encoded by the coding sequence TTGCGACAAGAAAATATTGTTGAAGATCTAAATTGTCACCGAATCATCACATCGGATAATTACGTTGATGTTTGGTATAGGGTAGATGAAGACCTCCAAAAACTAACTGAAGAGATAGGAGCAGAGTGTTTTCAGGTAGCCTTAGGAGGATGGGGGATAGCTTATTTTAAGGTGGAACCTGAAGAAGGTGTCGAGTTTTATTCAAATAGTGATTATGTATCTCTACCCGTCTTATTTGGTCTTTCTAGTATGAGTAGTCTTGATTCTGCAGGAATAACTCCAATTATTAATAATAAAGCTCTTGATTTAACTGGAAATGGTGTCATTGTAGCGATTATCGATACAGGTATTGATTATACCCATGAAGCATTCATTAATGATGATAATACAAGTAAGATTATGAGTATATGGGATCAAACTGTAGAAGGAAATCCACCTATGGATTTTCTTTATGGTGCTGAATACACAAACCTTCAAATCAACGAAGCACTCAAATCCGATAATCCATTATCCATAGTACCTTCTACTGATGCAATTGGTCATGGTACCTTGCTGGCAGGTTTAGCTGCAGGGAAAGCAAATTTACAAGTAGGATTTCAAGGTGCTGCTCCAGGTGCAGATCTTATTATAGTTAAGTTAAAACCAGCAAAAAAATATTTAAAGGACTTTTATCAAATAAATGAAGATGCAATTGCATTCCAAGGAAATGACATGTCTTTAGGTTTAAAATATGTTTTAGATAAATCGAAAGAGCTAAATAAGCCAATAGTTGTACTTAATGCATTAGAATCTAATGCAGGTCCGCATAATGGTTCTACTTATAAAGAACAGATTATGGCTAAGGAAGGCACTTCATATGGGGTAGTCATTGTTAGTGTTGCTGGTAATGAAGCAAATTCAGGTCATCATTATCATGGTATCTTTAAGAAAGATAAAGAACGCATCAATGTTGATTTAAACATAGCGGAAAGTGAAAGAGGCATTAATTTTAGTATATGGAGTCCATTACCAGACCAAGTCAGTATTGAACTGATAACTCCCAGTGGTTTTTCTACTGGCCCCATACCATTTAAGGAAAACATTTGGCAGAGCTACATTATACCAACAGTAAAGACTATTGTTCATATTCGGTACGATCTAATCGAAGAAAGAACAATGGATGAATTAATAGTTGTTAGGATTGAACATATTTTACCAGGTATATGGACTCTAGTTGTTCATGGAAATATTGTTATTGTAGGAGAATTTGATATATACTTACCTATCAGAGGCTTTATTGATGAGGGCACTTCATTTCTAAAACCTGATCCTGATGTAACCATAGTTAATCCTTCTTCAAATAGTGGTATTATTACAGTTGGGGCATATAATGAAAAAACGACTAGCATCTATTTACCATCTGGCAGAGGTTTTACGAGAGACGATAGAGTGAAACCTGATATTGTAGCACCTGGAGTTAATGTTATCGGACCCTATCCTAATGGTGAATATGTTAAGAGGTCTGGTACCAGCATAAGTGCGGCAATAACTGCTGGTGCAAGTGCAATCTTGTTGGAATGGGGAATTATTAAAGGTAATAATCCAACCATTAATACTGTGGCATTAAGAACATATCTTGCAAGAGGGGCAAAGAAGAGAAATGGAGTGGTTTATCCTAATCAAGAATGGGGCTACGGTCAGCTGGATCTAATGAGTACCTTTAAAAAACTGTTTTAG
- a CDS encoding helix-turn-helix domain-containing protein — MPKTIGEKIKELRKELKVTQSEVAGKDMTKSMLSQIENNIATPSMRSLKIIANKLNKPVAYFLEEERENLDGFSQESTMKRVKEINLIMDEFRYEEAKNALYDLLTNLSFTKNDKLCGDIHYKIGECLTHLNKYDDSEKEIDKAIEIYLKGQLYSDAAMAYMEKANRYINAFDYQSCTTIINEAVEIYQLSITKDYFFEINLIYLKTIICAGSGELNDALIHLKQAISLSKEKNIYYKCDHLYQTAASINLVLRNYDEFVYNIKKAEQFAQFTENKLSLAIIYINYAEYENLKNNPDRALNYLGNLKERQLRKDLYSFYVIEKAKALYLLEEYESALQLFEDIHYNNEGLLNFDYLFLWSAKIYHGLTLVKLDRNEEALIEMQIAIDKLEGFQYSVYHTFAYKSISNLYFNLREFESAYNYLKKANDIENSLDI; from the coding sequence ATGCCTAAAACTATTGGTGAAAAAATAAAAGAGTTAAGAAAAGAACTTAAAGTTACACAGTCAGAGGTGGCTGGAAAAGATATGACAAAAAGCATGTTAAGTCAAATTGAAAATAATATTGCGACTCCATCAATGAGAAGCCTTAAGATAATAGCGAATAAATTGAATAAACCAGTAGCATATTTTTTAGAAGAGGAAAGAGAGAATTTAGATGGTTTTTCACAAGAAAGCACAATGAAAAGAGTTAAAGAAATTAATTTGATTATGGATGAGTTTCGATATGAGGAAGCTAAAAATGCATTATATGATTTACTAACCAATTTAAGTTTTACTAAGAATGATAAGTTATGTGGAGATATTCATTATAAAATAGGAGAATGCTTAACCCATCTTAATAAATATGATGATAGTGAAAAAGAAATTGATAAAGCCATCGAAATATATCTAAAGGGTCAATTGTATTCTGATGCAGCGATGGCATATATGGAAAAGGCGAATAGATATATCAATGCCTTTGATTATCAATCGTGTACAACTATTATAAATGAGGCTGTTGAGATATACCAGTTATCAATTACCAAAGACTATTTTTTCGAGATTAACTTAATATACCTTAAGACGATTATATGTGCTGGGTCAGGAGAACTTAATGATGCTCTTATCCATTTAAAGCAGGCTATTTCATTATCTAAAGAAAAGAATATTTATTATAAATGTGATCATTTGTATCAGACAGCAGCTTCGATCAATCTCGTTTTAAGAAATTATGATGAGTTTGTGTATAACATTAAAAAAGCTGAACAGTTTGCACAGTTTACAGAAAACAAATTAAGTCTAGCAATTATTTATATCAATTATGCAGAATATGAAAATCTAAAAAATAATCCTGACAGAGCTCTTAATTATTTAGGTAATCTTAAGGAGAGACAATTGAGGAAAGACCTATATTCATTCTATGTTATAGAAAAGGCAAAAGCTTTGTACCTTTTAGAAGAATATGAGAGTGCACTGCAATTGTTTGAAGATATCCATTACAATAATGAAGGTCTACTCAATTTCGATTATCTATTTTTATGGTCAGCAAAGATTTATCATGGACTTACATTGGTTAAGCTTGATAGAAATGAAGAGGCTTTGATAGAAATGCAAATTGCAATTGATAAGTTAGAAGGCTTCCAATATTCTGTTTATCATACTTTCGCCTATAAAAGTATTAGTAATCTCTATTTTAATCTAAGAGAATTTGAAAGCGCTTATAACTATCTTAAGAAAGCAAATGATATAGAAAATTCTCTTGATATCTAG
- a CDS encoding alpha/beta fold hydrolase codes for MNRVLQGINNDNIVNESTIITIGGVDQHILIRGNRVNNPIILFLHGGPGIPSSPNAVQYQTRIEDHFLVINWDQRGAGKSYYDNIPKETMNLEQFVSDTAEVIDFLLTKFNRKKLYIAGQSFGSIIGLDIITRYPEKFYAYIGIGQVIDLKENEKISYDFLLEKSKEKKHVTALKELEEIGAPPYANLLRDISIQRKWLNEFDCIERKCNIYKELKDNSSDKEFENIVKGASFTATNLLTHLFERGINFFNTIQEIEVPAYFCMGRYDYASPSMIVDKYVKQLKAPKKECIWFEHSAHFPDYEEPVKFVNLLLRILEETYY; via the coding sequence ATGAATAGAGTTTTACAAGGTATAAACAATGACAATATTGTAAATGAATCAACGATAATTACAATAGGAGGGGTAGACCAGCACATACTTATAAGAGGAAATAGGGTTAACAATCCTATAATCCTTTTTTTGCATGGAGGACCCGGCATTCCTTCTAGTCCAAATGCTGTTCAATATCAAACTCGCATTGAAGACCATTTTTTAGTCATTAATTGGGATCAAAGAGGAGCTGGCAAATCATATTACGATAATATCCCTAAAGAAACTATGAACCTGGAACAGTTTGTTTCAGATACGGCAGAAGTTATCGATTTTCTATTAACAAAATTTAATAGGAAAAAGTTATACATAGCAGGACAATCCTTTGGGAGTATCATAGGACTTGACATAATAACGAGATATCCCGAAAAATTCTACGCCTATATTGGGATTGGTCAAGTAATTGATCTTAAAGAGAATGAAAAGATTTCATATGACTTTTTACTAGAAAAATCAAAAGAAAAAAAACACGTAACAGCCTTAAAAGAACTGGAAGAAATAGGTGCTCCCCCTTATGCAAATCTATTAAGAGACATATCCATACAGAGGAAATGGCTAAATGAATTTGATTGTATCGAAAGAAAGTGCAATATTTACAAAGAGCTTAAAGATAATTCTAGTGATAAAGAGTTCGAGAATATCGTAAAAGGTGCTTCATTCACAGCTACAAATTTATTAACACATTTGTTTGAAAGGGGCATTAACTTTTTTAACACTATTCAAGAAATAGAAGTACCAGCTTATTTTTGTATGGGCAGGTATGACTATGCCTCTCCTTCAATGATAGTTGATAAATATGTTAAACAATTGAAAGCTCCTAAAAAGGAGTGTATCTGGTTTGAACATTCAGCTCATTTTCCTGATTATGAAGAGCCAGTTAAATTTGTCAATCTACTTTTGAGGATATTAGAAGAAACATATTACTAG
- a CDS encoding DinB family protein — protein MSNTALLKITKTQFELAFTMLEKILETCPDDLWYEKKGGYVFWQQLLHTLTGINFWFRQNNVKFVEPFEDKKVYPELENEPEHQITRKDLIEYKNAVKDLINTFFAHKDDKWLHDNSILFDKIKNIDVIFMQVRHIQYHVGYCNCILRENNSETVEWIDYYGE, from the coding sequence ATGAGCAATACCGCGTTACTAAAGATAACCAAAACTCAATTTGAATTAGCTTTTACTATGCTTGAAAAAATATTAGAAACATGTCCTGATGATTTATGGTATGAAAAAAAGGGAGGTTATGTATTCTGGCAACAGCTACTACATACACTTACAGGCATTAATTTTTGGTTCAGGCAAAATAATGTTAAATTTGTAGAACCCTTCGAGGATAAAAAAGTTTATCCTGAATTAGAAAATGAGCCAGAGCATCAAATAACAAGAAAAGATTTAATTGAATATAAAAATGCAGTGAAGGACCTTATAAATACTTTTTTTGCCCATAAAGATGATAAATGGCTTCATGATAATTCTATTCTTTTTGATAAGATAAAGAACATAGACGTCATATTTATGCAAGTTCGACATATACAATATCATGTTGGATATTGCAATTGTATTTTGAGAGAAAACAATAGTGAAACTGTGGAGTGGATTGATTATTACGGAGAATAA
- a CDS encoding aminoglycoside phosphotransferase family protein produces the protein MRLVTGIAEVGDGEELPYNVVLKIQKKWNRYGDPDSWRREYDLYASDLDEVFTDAFRWPKCYHAEINNDNTQIWMEYVEGVSGLDMTVEMYEHAAEELGRFQGRIYVEKYVVLQSLSNLSEVDLVKKTYLHYKTWKEVYDYIRYDNCEIPKHICNMLIDVDDNSDEIWLRIEKLPIVFCHRDFWITNIFCIDKKIRLIDWDTTGWGYMGEDIASLIADETEIDYMVECYHKCIPAYYKGFSEYADISHISDNCVRELILVMFGYRLIEGYKYAQSPDEKELHLNTLQKIYDMGL, from the coding sequence GTGCGTCTTGTAACAGGAATAGCGGAAGTTGGTGACGGCGAGGAATTGCCGTATAATGTTGTTCTAAAGATACAAAAAAAATGGAATCGTTATGGCGATCCCGATTCATGGCGTAGAGAATATGATCTTTATGCATCGGATTTAGATGAAGTCTTTACTGATGCATTCCGTTGGCCTAAATGCTATCATGCGGAGATAAATAATGATAACACACAAATATGGATGGAATATGTTGAAGGTGTATCGGGTTTGGACATGACTGTCGAAATGTATGAACATGCAGCGGAAGAATTGGGACGTTTTCAAGGTAGGATATATGTAGAGAAGTATGTTGTGCTACAGAGCCTTTCCAATCTTAGTGAAGTGGATTTAGTAAAAAAAACCTATCTGCATTATAAAACATGGAAAGAGGTATACGACTACATCCGTTACGATAATTGCGAAATTCCTAAGCATATATGCAATATGTTAATTGATGTAGACGATAATTCAGACGAAATATGGTTACGAATCGAAAAATTACCCATAGTTTTTTGCCACAGAGATTTTTGGATAACGAATATATTCTGCATTGACAAAAAAATCAGACTTATTGATTGGGATACCACCGGGTGGGGCTATATGGGGGAAGATATTGCAAGCTTGATTGCGGATGAGACAGAAATTGATTACATGGTTGAATGCTACCATAAATGTATCCCTGCGTATTATAAAGGATTTTCAGAATATGCGGATATATCCCATATATCAGATAATTGCGTTCGTGAATTGATACTTGTTATGTTCGGGTACAGGCTTATAGAAGGGTATAAATACGCCCAGTCACCTGACGAAAAAGAGCTGCATCTCAATACGCTTCAAAAGATTTATGATATGGGTCTATAA